In one window of Nakamurella sp. PAMC28650 DNA:
- the rpsS gene encoding 30S ribosomal protein S19 — protein sequence MPRSLKKGPFIDDHLLKKVDVANDKGSKAVIKTWSRRSTIIPDMLGHTIAVHDGRKHVPVFVTESMVGHKLGEFAPTRTFKGHIKDDRRARRG from the coding sequence ATGCCACGCAGTCTCAAAAAGGGCCCGTTCATCGATGACCACCTGCTCAAGAAGGTGGACGTCGCCAACGACAAGGGCTCCAAGGCCGTCATCAAGACCTGGTCGCGCCGCTCGACGATCATCCCCGACATGCTCGGGCACACGATCGCCGTGCACGACGGCCGCAAGCACGTCCCGGTGTTCGTCACCGAATCGATGGTCGGTCACAAGCTTGGCGAGTTCGCTCCGACGCGGACCTTCAAGGGCCACATCAAGGACGACCGTCGCGCCCGGCGCGGCTGA
- the rplV gene encoding 50S ribosomal protein L22, which yields MDTKKDSAVLGAPRTRAQLKHLRMTPMKARRIVNLIRGTDVAAAASILKFSPQAAAEPVAKLLASAIANAENNQGLSADSLFVDTIYVDEGPTLKRFQPRAQGRAFRIRKRTCHITIELVSLSGTPKTGITEGRRVSRVSQSAKGGTR from the coding sequence ATGGATACAAAGAAAGATTCTGCGGTTCTTGGGGCTCCGCGCACCCGCGCGCAGCTCAAGCACCTCCGAATGACGCCGATGAAGGCGCGCCGCATCGTCAACCTGATCCGCGGGACGGACGTCGCCGCAGCGGCTTCCATCCTGAAGTTCTCCCCGCAGGCTGCCGCTGAGCCTGTCGCCAAGCTGCTGGCCTCGGCCATCGCCAACGCCGAGAACAACCAGGGCCTGTCGGCCGACTCGCTGTTCGTCGACACGATCTATGTCGACGAGGGTCCGACCCTCAAGCGGTTCCAGCCGCGTGCACAGGGTCGCGCCTTCCGGATCCGCAAGCGCACCTGCCACATCACCATTGAACTGGTGTCGCTCTCGGGTACCCCGAAGACCGGCATCACCGAAGGTCGTCGCGTTTCGCGCGTCAGCCAGAGCGCGAAGGGAGGGACCCGCTAG